Within the Mastacembelus armatus chromosome 23, fMasArm1.2, whole genome shotgun sequence genome, the region TGGAGCCGACGAGCATTACAGAGCAGAGTTCATTTATCCATTGAGTGGCATTTCCTTCACAAACAGCCCAGCAACAGGTACTTCCCAAAAGTTGTGTCCTGCTCCCAATTGCTCTGTAATATTGCATGTGTGCACTGGCAAAGAGAAGTGACCAAATCAGCCTATTATCCTACTCATAGATTTGAATAACAAGACAGCACAAGATATcccatctgttttcatttaccAGAAGAAGAATGGTCAAAAGCGTCATTTGGGTCTACACGCAGCAAGAAATAGATCACtgtctgaaacaaaaaagaagctgCAACGTAATAAATTCATTTGTATGTCAGATGTACACTCATATATACAAATAACTTTGAGCAGTATCAGTTGATTATTGTTTTCAAAGGCAGTCTAGCACTTGTTTGGTTCAAATGTCAGTGAGAAACTTTATTATTTTGCTGCCACATATTTTGCCTTGTAAAAAGCAGAAACTGCAGGAAGAGCACAGACGTAAATATTAAGATTAATGACAGATCCTGGTGTTGTGTATGTTAATTCACTGTCACACCATCACATGacaagttaaaatgttaaaatgtgaaaaatgcaaCTACTTTGGATATTAGGCAGATACACATGCAGGCAAATACACATTAGTGATGACAGCAATGAGCACTGAGCAACCagcatgggaaaaaaaaaaaaaatcagctaacACAAGGATCTCAGCTTATACTTTaaggacagagaaaatgtggCAGTGAACAGTCTCTTGATTAATGCAGAAAGTTCTCTGCAATGTAAGATTAAACACAGGGCTATGTTTTGGGGCCTGTGGGAAGTGGAGCGCTCAGCAAAGTCATTAACAATTCAATTATGTTGAAAGGAATGAGCCCAAGCAAAGTGTCCAGTGGttaaacagaacaaaaggaGGAGCTCGCCAGCAAATGGAGCTTGTTAGGTTCTATCAGACAAAAGGCCTGTTTGAAGTCCCAGCAACCAGGCATGAAAAATGAGTGCTGAATATTAAAAACGCTGGCATCTGTTCACCTGTCTCTTATGTGGCACAAAACACAGGGAGCCATGATGAGTCCACCGCTCGCTGTACTACTGGTTTCCCAAACCACAGATACATTAAGTCACTCTTGCCAAATGTCGTGTTAATATAAGCAGACTTGAAAACTGATTATTAAAAGTAGTATTTAAGTCATCTGGTAAGTTTGCATCTGGTAGTAGCAGAAATTGGAAGCTGTATCAATTAGTTTTAGTTAATTGAAAAAGATTTCTATTCACTGGGCTATATTGAatggggcagcacagtggattaatCGTTcgcactgttacctcacagcaaaaaggccacaagtttgaaacccatcagggcctttctgtgtggagttttcatgttctccctgtgcttgtgtgggttttctccaggtactctggtttcctcccacagtccaaaaacatgtatgtcaggttgattggtgactctaaattgcccataggagtgagtgtgagtgtgtgaggttgtttgtctctatgtggccctgtgatggactggtgacctgtccagggtggacccctgcctttcacccaaagagagctgggataggctccagcagatccctgtgaccctggttaggaataagtgggtatagatgatggatggatgaatggatggatggatggttaaaGCACCATGCTAACTGGCTTCTATGATCTCTGAATAGTTGAGCTACTCTAAAATCCTTCCATGTTACAAGTACCAGCAATGCTCCAGGTTGGTGATCACAGTTCTACATCGATTGCTAAATGTAATaggattaattttttttttttttaaaacaggagAGAATCTGgtgggaaaaggggaaaaagcaAGCATAGAACTCAAgcaaaatgttcagtgttttatttaaaaactataAACAGTCACCAAAGTAAATAAAGCCAATCTCTAACAGACTGTTAGATCTATGTATAGTCACACATCCTACTGACACCGCAGAAATGAGGATGGTTGGGTCGCCCCGGTCAGATGCTAATACGACAGGCAGTCATAAATGTTACACAACACACGGTAGAGGAGTCTGAGGACGTGAGCCGGAATGTGGCATGGTATTAAGAATGAAAAAATAGTACAATAAAACTCCACACTATATTAAGATAGAAAAAAGTAGTGAAGAAAATATCATACCTGCACGTAAAGCAAAGAACACAGGAGAAAACCTGTATAAAAACTCCATGTATTTAAACCaatttacaaatacaaaaaaattttGGTACGCGCACTGTGCCCGTACAATGACAAAACGCTTACAGTGGATATATGTTACTTGTGTGTGCGCGTGTTGAGGGGGGGTGTgtgagagaagaggaagggaagagaataccttcaatatttttttttcttctacaaAATGACATGAGATATATTATTCCATACTCTTTCAGCCAGCAAAATGAGTTCTACAAGGTATTATAATACAAAAATGTCACAGTTccacaaaaaactgttttttccccctccctAAGCTTTACAGCATCAGTACCTTTGCAGAATTATTTACAGGTTTTTAAGTACATTCATCCACTGCTGAGTATAGAATCACATTAGATACAAGTGACCAGGGAtcataaaaaagcaaaagaacaaaaaacaaacaaaaaaaacatactacTTTATTTAATCCTACCAAAGTAATGCTTCTATTACTCCACAGAGCATGTTCTCCAGTGGCTGCATCGGCATGAAAGAAGATCTTTATATATATTCACAACATATTTACAAGATTCTTTTTCATTAATTGTAATGGTATTCATTTCaataaataagtgaaaataTATTGACTCAAGTAAGAAAACCAAGCTACCAAGtttctaaaggaaaaaaaaaaaaaaaaagaaaaaatctgcgCCAGTTGCCAGCTGAGTCCTCCTCCACCCAACCCTTTGGGAGGCTTTCTCGCCCCCTGCGTACTTTTCAGTTGACCGCCACTCACTCCAATGCACACGTCAGTTCATgggacaaaaaggaaaaataaaaataacaaaataacttaAATGCAATGTGCTCGTGTTTTGGGGTTTCGTTGGTGGAGTCCCTTGGGGAAGCAGTCTTAAGAGCTCCCCCTGGTGGGCAGCTGGTGGAAGACCCCGTGgcagttttttgtgtgtgtggacgtgGGTGGGGATTGGTGTTATGAACACAGGttggagaggaagaaagtgaGCGATGAGAggggtggtggggtgggggatTTGGAGGGAGGTGGCAGGCACGGCAGAAGGAGGGTCTTTTGTTCTGGTTCCCGCCCTCTGCTCCCCCTACGGACCTGCTACGGCTCACCGGTGGCTTTTTCCTCTCACTTCAGGGAGAGGGATGTGGTTGTCGAGGTTCTCCTTTTGGCATTAAGCCTGGAGCGAGTGCGTCAGTTCATAAAGGCATTTGGCGAGCGTGGTGGAAACCTCCATGTTACTTAGCGCAAGCACAGAGAGGTGCGTCTCATGCCTCTTTACCAACCTAAGAGAcaaggaaagaaagaacaacaCAAAAGATAAGCAAAAGACATAATGAACAGCATCTTCCAGATTTTTTGAATTTAATTATCTTGTTACCCTCAAACAAAAAATTCGAGAAAGGGAAATCAGTGCTCCTTATAACCAGAAGGATACTCACATGCGACCACAGTCCGAGTGCTTAGCAATGTTCTTTAACGTTAAGGCAGCAGTTAGTCGTATATGTTTAGTCACTGGTCCCTCTTTCTCATCCTAGGAGAGGAAGCAAGGAAGAAATTTAGTCATGCAGAGTATTTTTACAGGGGACAGACTGGATCTATACGTGTCGAGTTAAGCAGATTGCGTGAAGTAGGCACATGTTTGTTTGGAGGTTAGTTATTTGTCCTAAAACTGGAATACACAGTAATAAATGTTACAAGCGAAATGATGGGTGTTTATTGGTGCACAATATTTAAGTGTACATTATTATCTAATACAGAGCTACAAATGACTGAATCCTTTTCTCTCAACTGCATTAAGTCAGTCCTGTTTGTTTCAAGAACTTCAAAGTTGCTTATTTGCACCTTGGAGAATTTAATAAGAGTGTGTGTCCAACTCAGAAAGAAATTTGGGAGATATGTGATTAGGATCCGCCTTGTTCTACTCACTGTGAAGTCCCTGAAGACCAGGTTTCGTGAGCCCCTGCGTAGGGCCATGAGAGCTGCGCTGGGATGATTGACGATTGCTTTCGGTGTCCGTGGTGCCGGAGTACTTCCTGCCACTGGCGGAGTCCtttaaaacaccacacacacagtgtgtcagtgtcgTGTCAAACACTGCCACCAGTACgctgttttttccccccataaACAGTAATGCACTATTTCTGGTACTTGACAATGCTCTGAAAGAGCAATCCCCTTTTGCTGACATATACACTGTTATAATGTCCATCATGACACACAAAGATACCAGTGGTAAAGAAAGAGTTGAGGTCAGGTACAGCCAGAGAGAGATCAGCAAAGTGACTTCTAAATCACACGGTGATGGCAAAATCTTTCATCGAAATTCAGTGTTATGGATGATTCTCAACTAGTTTCAAGCGTACAAGCAGCCATGACATACAGCTTTAGGCATAAATCATGTATCAAGACTAACGTACTGGGAAGAAGTCTGATTGGGACTTTGTGCCTGCTGCTCCTCTACTTTGAGTCCAGCCAGCAGAGCATCTCGAGAACAGTGTTTATCCTGGAAACACAGAGTGGACATTTTTAAGGTAAATCCTGTATTGATGCTGTAAAAGTTTAAGTGTCCGTCACCATCAGGCACAGTGAAAGGGTCAGGGGTCTTACCTGTAGATGCGTGATGAAGGACAGTCTCTGCCGGGGAAAAGGTTCACATCCTTCCCACAGACACTGACCTCCATACATGTCTTTACCACCATGTTGCGTTGCTGCATGGTAAAACACCTGAGATGGCGTTTCAAACCACCTGGAGAGGAAATAAGACCAAAATCAGCAGAAGCTTGACAGTGGCTCAGCTAAGACACAGGCCGGCTCCACACTACAGACACGTACCGTTTACAGGACTGccacaaacatttaaagttCTGCCCCGGTTTCCTGCTTTGCTCTGGTGGTGCTGTGGAGGTTTGCTGTGCTGGGAGGTGAGGACTGAGGTTACCGGCTGGTGCAGGCTGGGATACAGGGGGCGGGGATGGGGTTACAGTTGGCTGTGGAAGCAAGATAACATTAGAAAggtcaaataaatattaaaattaagaCATCAAGTCATAAAAAGACTTTTCAGTATTCCTAACAGGAAGAGTATGTATTGATATATACTCCCTGAGAGAACGTCACTATGAAATCATCATTGGAAAAGTTGTTTGCTGAGATGTAACCCTGGCCTGTCTATTGGCTGAAGTTGCTCTCTCAGCTGTTTTACTCTAGGAGGTGGGTATCAGTGAGAGCCACATGATCTTAACTGGTCTCACCTTCTTAACCTCCAAACATCAACCTAACAGGTCCAGTCAACAGGGTAAGAAGCTCTTGAGAtttggaaactttttttttttttgaaataaCGCTTTTTCCACAGATGCATGATTGGTGTTAAACACTTTGAAAGAGGACATGATTTCAATTgtaaaaaaccccaaaaaataaaaaaaacatcctcagtGCCACTGTAATACCAACAAGCTGGATTTCAAAAATGCTGTTATGTAAAGTAtttaaagtgaaagtaaaacatttttaatgaaatatattattttactcaACCTGTAGGTGCAATGAACACCCATGACAACAGTCAGTCTCACAATGATAGTCAGAATTTACCTCTAAGCAAAAATCATTCTTTGCCACCTatctcacacagacatttatgtaCTAACACATCCCTGTCTTAACTGCACAGCTCTGCACAGTCTGTGGCCTGTCCCTTAAATTGTTACAGGTCCAGTATATGGTGTGCCACTTGGCTCAGGCTGGATAAAAAGACAGGCCATGGAATGTCAGTAGCTtttaaacaaaatcacaaatagAAAGACTGCAGTATGAGATGCCTCCAACATTTGCTGGAATGTGAAAGGCACGAATAATGTTTTTGAAGATTAATGCTGAATGTAAATAAACCTTTTTGTTGCATTGAAAATACCACAGGATAGCTTTAAACAAAAAGTAGATGGTAAATTATACAAATCATAGACAACATACATTACTTGGTAATGCAAATACTCACCCTAGTGCATCTATAACAGACATGCAATACAAATTTTGTGACAGACCTGACATCAAGTCACACTGTTAGGTGACACTGTGAATCAAGGTGGCTTACTGTGAGAATAAACCTACAGTGACTCACCGTTGAGCCAGCTGCCTGTGTGGGCGAGCAGTTCCTCTGCTGAGTGGCATTCTCTATTGCTACTTTGGCTACTGTGCTTGGGTCTGTTCCTGCTGGCACCGCCACCATGGTGGCGCTGCTGCCGGCGTTGTTGGGGTCACTGATGGTGATAATTCGCACTCCTACTTTATTGGGAATCCCAGAGGATGCTGCTGCACTGCGGTCCTCATTGTCAGCTGGCCTCTTGAGCCCTCGGGCCTCAGAGGCCACTCCATTTGCAGGAGAGGCAGCAAGACTCTGGGAGTTAACTGTAACagtggaggggagggaggagttGGGGAGCAGTTGTTGTCTTAGCACAGCATGGCCCGGCCCCAAAGGTCCATTGGTTAATTCCAAGAGAGGCCTGTTGCCTATTGCCTGGGGTCCATTGGCCAGGCGCTCAGCCTGCTGGGCTTTGGCAGTGTCCTGCTGAGGGGGCGGAGGACTAGGGAGAGGGGGATCTGAGCCATGACTCTTCTCAGAGGGGCCCACCTCCCCATTCCCAAAGTATTGTTTGGAAGCAATGTGATTTggaatgtttttgttaaagTTGCCACCACTGTCACTCCGATCAAAGTCACATACCCCATTGACTAGAGTCTTTTTGGGGTCGGTGTTGCCCTCCAGAGGGGTGTTCAGGCCAGGGGAGAGGGTCTGCTTCCCATTAGCAGTGTGACTCTCCATAGCTGGGCCATTGAGTGCCCCCTGGCTGTTCCCTGAGTGGTATGGAGGTAGATTAGACTCCATGCACTTCCGACCATTTAGCAGCTTCGTACCTGCTGCAACATCACCGTTACTGGTTTTGCCATTGGAAGAGTCTCCTTCTGCCAAAGAGGAGTTCTCCATCACCTCTATCTTTCTCTCATGGATATGCAGCCCCGTGGCATCCttggcctcctcctccttttgaCAAATGATCTTGTCTCCTCTGAGGGGAGCTGGCAGTGGCGGTGGTGGCGGAGCTGCTGGGGCGTGGTGGGGCACTGTTCCAGTAGAGAATGGAGGAGGAAGAACGCCCGGAGCCACAGCACCTTGgctgacagcagcaacagcagcagtagagGTGGTGAAGCCAGTGTTGGGGACCACGGTGAACGTCACTTGTCCAGCTGTCGTGGGGCCCTGGATTATGGTAGCTGCTCCTGGGCTACTTGTGGAAATGAGCTGGCCTGGTAAGAGCTGGACTGTTTGGAGGGCTGGAGCTCCTGCAGCAGGTAGCTGACCAGGAACCAGCTGGACATTGAGCTGCTGAGGCTGAGGAGAGGGATTCTGGGCTGTGTAGCCTGTCTGGTAGATGACCTGCGTGCTAGGGGCTATCGTGCTGTTGGGAGAGGGCACCTGCGGAGCAGGTAGGATGAGCTTTCCTCCCGGTGTAGAAGGCCCTCGCTTTGGAAGCAACAGCTGTTTGATCAAGCTGGACTCAGTGGAGGTAGGTTGAGAGGGAGGAGTTTGAGAAATAATTTGGAGCGGTGGTTGCTgttgatgttgctgctgttgatgctgctgctgttgaagcCGTTTCATGGACAGTGCATGGCTGACAGTTTGATTGGGCTGGACCTGGGATGTGGAGTGAGAGACAGGAGGTGGGCAGGGGCTGGAAGCAGGTCCAGGCTGCCCTGCTATCTGAATAGCCTGGGGACCAGGAATGGCAGAGGGGTTGGCAAGAACGATCTGGTGTATGGCGGGAGTGTAGGCTGGGCTCTGCTGAGGGTTGGGACTGACTATTACTACACTCTGCGCCTGCTGCTGAGGTTGAGGCTGCTGGTTTGGAGTGGCTATTGGGGCTGCTGGTCCACCTGACTGGTTTGGCGCTGGTTTGGGGGCGATGTTCTGAAAAGCGACACGTGACCCCTGGGAATTGGGCACACCTGTGTAGCTTAATGCCTGACCACCCCCCACCTGGATGGAAGTGGAGGGTGCCGATGTTGCAGCAGTACACTGGGGCTCCAACTGGGGGGCTCCACCCTGAGGCCCAGACAGGGGAGGGGTTTGAGGCAGGGGAGAATGCTGGGTGATTGGAGGGCACACGCCTTGAACCCTGGCTGTGAGAATGTGGCCCGGTGGTACCTGCTGAAAAAGCGTTACAGGTGTTCCTGTGGGGAGCATAGGGGAGTGTTGCGGTTGCTGCTGAAGCACAGGTGGAGGAGCAGGGCTTTGGGGGCTGTGGTTTTGGGTGGCTGGTCCCGACGTTGGATTCTGGACGATGGGACCAGGTcggacctgctgctgctgcgttaCTGCCAGAGGATTTGGTGGTAACTGTGGAGTCACCTGAGGAGACACCTGTGAGGGCACCACCGCCGGGGGCACCAGGTGACGATACACAGCCGGGTGATTTGCAGGGGGATGTTCCTGTGCCGACAAGGCCAGGGATGGGGCAGCACCACCTGGGCTGAGGCTAGGAACTGGGCTCCGGACAAACTGGGGTGCAAGATTGGAATTCCCAGGAGGTAAGCCTGgtaacacattaacacagacaACTGTTTAGATTTGAGGTGGAATCAGAACTGCAATTGAAAATCTTATGTGTATGCAGGCTTAGGCAATATTGTTGATGGGTGTTGGGTAACATGCATTAACTTTGGAACACAGATAAGTAACGAAACTTGACAAAGACTGGTGTTTGATAACCAGTGTCACCTTTTTCtctctatcttttttttttgttttaattagcaGTGAGTGCTCGTAATGTACCACATGATTGCAATGAACATGATAAACAACATTATGCAATCATGATTTACCCCAAATAATAAACATGTTAGAGCAGGAGGCCCAGGATCTGTAATCTTTGCAATAATGTTTAATATATTTGAGATGCTGGAATAGAAAATATTCACACAGAGGATCTGCATTATTTAGCATAAACTGTTgccaaatgttttttgtattcGGTTGCATGAAGTACAGCGTACAGCATCGCTGCCTTAATTTCTGTTTAAGAACTTGGGTCCTCCAAGTAACTTTTTTGATGATTTTTCTAATTCAACCATCCTAGTCTCAGAATAGAAAGGGCACCCTTCTTACAGTTTGAACCTTCTCATAATCGctctcaaagaaaaacagaatgaaagaatGTAAAGATTAATTGTATTAGCTGAACCTGGGGGTGGGGCCTGTGGGTCCCCAGGTGCTTCGTGTCGGGCCGCTGGAGCTGGAGGCGCCGTTGCTggattctgctgctgttgctgctgaggctgctggTAGTACCGCTGAATGGGCAGGGGGATCGACCTTCGCCTCAGCCCTACCAGGAGGATCTGAACCTGACCGTTAGCCTTGGGCTCTTCTTGCCGCCGCATTGTGTGGTTCGGGAACACAGTTCTGTGATGGCAGAAAAGATCATTACAAAGGCTGactttaaataattaaagcaCAACAAAGATTCTCTCCAAAGCCAAAGTAATGGCTGCATAGCAGGGGAGGAATCTGGACTGACCGCAGACACTTGAGGAAGCCAGTGGAGTTCAAGATGTTATTCCGTCCCATTTTATTGCAGGTGGCCAGGTACTCAGAGTACATCTCTGATCGAGAGACAGATCCTTCTGGGTTTGTCTCAAAGTGTGCATTTAGCCTGTGGGAAAAACAACCCAGACATATAAATGAGtacaaaggaaatgaaaaatatgctaTCTTAGAAAGCGCttcaaaataaactgacaacttGGTGAAAGCTGCAGGGGAAAATTTGCATGTTTAGGGTGTGTCCTGATGTAATTTTCCCTGTACTAGGGATAGTACGAGAAACAATGGAAATTCATTTTCCCCAGTTAAGTGAACAATTAATCTTACCACTGCAGTGTAAATTTCTCCCCATCAAGTTCCACAATACCAGGTGGTGGCTGAGTTGGCTGAACTGGGACCCTTGTTACTGAGGAGACAAAAAACCTTTagtgtacaaaaacaaagaagggCTAAGACAGCTATTTGATTCAATGATAATAGACTGCATTccaaaagtaaataaaatctTGTCtatggattttaaaaaatgtcaaatttgtaTTGTCCCCTGAGCTGTCCACTAGATGTCAGCAAAAACTGCACCCTGTGGAGCTCACTACTAGCACTGGAATAACACTTCAAAGACTGGGTAGATTTAATGCCCTGGAGGACTCACTAGTTAATTGACATACTCATGGTGCTGTGAGTCATTATGCGAAGTTGCTTTACTACTGCAGGTGATTAATTTGTCTTCGGGACACAAGCAGGTAACAAACAGCAACTCGAAAAGGTACAGACAACTTTTGCGTTTATATCCAAATGGGATTTTTGAGAAATGGGATTTGGAGGGCCAAATGGGATTTTTACTGTAACATCCATTACCTAGagtttttattacaaaaaaaacaagcattttatttaaatgacaacaaaatcaTAGGATATAGATATTCAGTAAGCACTTCATCCAGCAGTGGGCAacaaacaaactggactggCAAACAAAtcatgcagctgcagctgtaagtACAAACCAGCATCAACAGTTCTCCTTCACTGTCtttaatacacacattacagagaaacacagatatTTGGCCATCCATTGTGTAGATTGTGTCTAAACTGACCAACCAATTACTGTGCAGAAACATATTCATGTCTCTGTACTATTTTCAGTTAAGAGTGTTGAAATTCATCTAGCTCAAACATATGATTAACTTCTGTTTGCACTGTTGGTAATGGGCAGGGGGATCGAGCTTTGTCTCAGCCCTACCAGGAGGATCTGAACCTTACCGTTAGTGCAAAAAGCGTGTGTGACTGACAGGTAGAGGTGATGTACAACCAACACTCACCAGGTGCAGGAGCTCCCTGAACGGGTGCAGGTACCTGCTCTACCAGTTGTGGTCGAACTTCGGCGGCCTGGTCAGCATTGGCCTGATGCTCGATCAACCGCACTGCTGTCAGAGCATCAGGTCCAAACGTGTGGAGGTCAACTGATACCAATCGCACTAACAGGTCtagtgggagagagaggaaggagaaaatgCACCAGGGTCATCACAGATCACAGAGGAGCAGTCACATTTCAGTCATTCAGCAGAGAACATAATCCAAACAACCCTTAAAGTTTTCAAAGgtaagagcaaaaaaaaaaatcagggtGATTTGAGCCAGTTACTCAAACGGAAGAactagtggaaaaaaaaaaaaaaaaacaaacaaaaaaaaaagctaccaTAATTTTAATAAGTTCATGTGACATTAGATTTTAATCCTGGATTAACTTATTAGATACAACAAAGCAGAACTGTGAAGATCATAACATCATTCCAAGTTAACCTCCATAATATCTTTTAAGCCAAGACAATAAAAaagtaacacaaaaaaaaaaaacaaaacagaaacattcatACCTATGCTGCGGTCAACACAGGCGATCTTGCTGCAGGGAACCTCTCCGAGCTGGGCCAGAAGGTAAAGAACCTCTAAGGAGGCCATAAGGAGCATGAGATCAGGCAGGGTGAGGAGCATCATTACCTCCCTGTACGAGTCCTGGTCCACATACTCGCAGATTAGCACGCCATTGTCCTCTGCCTTGCTGAGGTTGCCTAGAATCTCCATGGCTAAggacagacaaaaatataaacagacaCATTGATACTGACACTACAGACGACACTCGAAACAGCATGTATTCATTGCAGAGGGCACAGTTTCCCCAGACACAAGACTTATGCAAACTAGTCACTACAATACCTCAGTGCAAAACTCACCTCTCATTTTGAGGAACCGGTCTCTGGACATCAAGCATTTGGTGATGGTGTGAAAGATCAGGTGGGTCGTCCGAAAGTCAACAGGATCCAGCTGGAGCTAAAAAAGGCAGACAAGATTTATTCAACGGTCCCAGCATCGAGCAAACCAGCTGGCAAGACCTGCaccattttttttacattttacaccaTGACAGACTGTATAGGCAGGTTGAAAAAGCGTAACTTTAAAACAACTACACTTAATCATAAAGCATGGCTTGTTAAAAGCAGCAAGTTAAAGGCCAAAACAGTAATTTTATCACAACTCACTGATAACATATAATCAACCAAAGAAGCTGCTCCAGTAGCATGCACATTACTTGCATTCACAGGTAAAATAAGGCTTTTCAGTATCAAATCTGAAGAACACATTCAATGCCCCAAACCTAGCCATCCAATTAATCACATCACAGGCTTAGCTGATAGTATCACGGGC harbors:
- the arid2 gene encoding AT-rich interactive domain-containing protein 2; this encodes MANSTGKNLLDQRRKGQAFLDELRQFHQSRGSPFKKIPIVGGKELDLNALYIRVVSLGGFAKVSDKNQWIELGEEFNFPRSCSNAAFALKQYYLRYLEKYEKVHHFGEDDEEAQPGNPKASLPIGAIPNSYNYQQHVVSDYLRQSYGLSTDFVPPCDYNKLVLSLLSGLPNEVDFAVNVCTLLSNESKHAMQLDKDPKLVTLLLAHAGVFDDSLGSFSGVFGTDWKEKTSRDFVKFWKEVVEDVEVRELIWDKSSPAQDGTSCEEHWQSLFHPPRNPGISDMEAQRVLQIAVILRNLSFEEVNVKLLAANRTCLRFLLLCAHCNLISLRQLGLDTLGNVAAELQLDPVDFRTTHLIFHTITKCLMSRDRFLKMRAMEILGNLSKAEDNGVLICEYVDQDSYREVMMLLTLPDLMLLMASLEVLYLLAQLGEVPCSKIACVDRSIDLLVRLVSVDLHTFGPDALTAVRLIEHQANADQAAEVRPQLVEQVPAPVQGAPAPVTRVPVQPTQPPPGIVELDGEKFTLQWLNAHFETNPEGSVSRSEMYSEYLATCNKMGRNNILNSTGFLKCLRTVFPNHTMRRQEEPKANGQVQILLVGLRRRSIPLPIQRYYQQPQQQQQQNPATAPPAPAARHEAPGDPQAPPPGLPPGNSNLAPQFVRSPVPSLSPGGAAPSLALSAQEHPPANHPAVYRHLVPPAVVPSQVSPQVTPQLPPNPLAVTQQQQVRPGPIVQNPTSGPATQNHSPQSPAPPPVLQQQPQHSPMLPTGTPVTLFQQVPPGHILTARVQGVCPPITQHSPLPQTPPLSGPQGGAPQLEPQCTAATSAPSTSIQVGGGQALSYTGVPNSQGSRVAFQNIAPKPAPNQSGGPAAPIATPNQQPQPQQQAQSVVIVSPNPQQSPAYTPAIHQIVLANPSAIPGPQAIQIAGQPGPASSPCPPPVSHSTSQVQPNQTVSHALSMKRLQQQQHQQQQHQQQPPLQIISQTPPSQPTSTESSLIKQLLLPKRGPSTPGGKLILPAPQVPSPNSTIAPSTQVIYQTGYTAQNPSPQPQQLNVQLVPGQLPAAGAPALQTVQLLPGQLISTSSPGAATIIQGPTTAGQVTFTVVPNTGFTTSTAAVAAVSQGAVAPGVLPPPFSTGTVPHHAPAAPPPPPLPAPLRGDKIICQKEEEAKDATGLHIHERKIEVMENSSLAEGDSSNGKTSNGDVAAGTKLLNGRKCMESNLPPYHSGNSQGALNGPAMESHTANGKQTLSPGLNTPLEGNTDPKKTLVNGVCDFDRSDSGGNFNKNIPNHIASKQYFGNGEVGPSEKSHGSDPPLPSPPPPQQDTAKAQQAERLANGPQAIGNRPLLELTNGPLGPGHAVLRQQLLPNSSLPSTVTVNSQSLAASPANGVASEARGLKRPADNEDRSAAASSGIPNKVGVRIITISDPNNAGSSATMVAVPAGTDPSTVAKVAIENATQQRNCSPTQAAGSTPTVTPSPPPVSQPAPAGNLSPHLPAQQTSTAPPEQSRKPGQNFKCLWQSCKRWFETPSQVFYHAATQHGGKDMYGGQCLWEGCEPFPRQRLSFITHLQDKHCSRDALLAGLKVEEQQAQSPNQTSSQTPPVAGSTPAPRTPKAIVNHPSAALMALRRGSRNLVFRDFTDEKEGPVTKHIRLTAALTLKNIAKHSDCGRMLVKRHETHLSVLALSNMEVSTTLAKCLYELTHSLQA